One part of the Nostoc sp. PCC 7120 = FACHB-418 genome encodes these proteins:
- a CDS encoding SdrD B-like domain-containing protein, whose amino-acid sequence MSLTDDLLQALKLTLPDNNVNIVVAYPGSGGDGPSYVDLTISNGNFLNGLYDTYCIDANQTIVPGQSYQAQVYSSYNDPLPTGIIDKPENLDEINWLINQKFVGKQSSGGLGAYTSGDIQVAIWTLLENTVPSNILGTVGAYNQNRANQIVEAAFQNGGGFVPGISQDGIPQDIGIIVVPVNQTGTNIAQSTINILKTAALGDFVWEDLNANGVQDANEAGVEGVTVTLTGGGKDGVIGTADDTNVTTTTDANGSYLFPLLLPGVEYKVTFSNLPTGFVFTQSNQGNDTTDSDADPLTGQAQIIELNPNEFNRTIDAGIYRKASLGDFVFKDANNNGIQDAGEVGVGQVTVELINPTNGDVIATTTTNSSGGYQFSGLTPGNYQVRFTAPTGYIFSTANQGSNDELDSDANPSTGLTQTLTLTSGEFNGTLDAGLVPLASLGNFVFEDKNANGIQDAGETGIGNATVNLLDAAENIIATATTDDNGLYSFTNLRPGDYKVQFVQPNGFNGVSPQNVGGNDAIDSDGLVSDIVNLSPGENDTTVDAGFYKTASLGDFVFKDANNNGIQDAGEVGVGQVTVELINPTNGDVIATTTTNSSGGYQFSGLTPGNYQVRFTAPTGYIFSTANQGSNDELDSDANPSTGLTQTLTLASGEFNGTLDAGLVPLASLGNFVFEDKNANGIQDAGETGIGDATVKLLDTSGNVIATTTTDGNGLYSFTNLQPGDYKVQFIQPSGFDGISPKNVGGNDAIDSDGLISDVVNLSPGENDTTVDAGFYQTASLGDFVFNDVNNNGIQDAGEIGVGGVTVELINPANGDVIATTTTDANGGYGFSGLTPGEYQVKFTAPAGYNFSLANQGNNDALDSDANVSTGITQTLTLASGEFNGTLDAGLVPLASLGNFVFEDKNANGIQDAGETGIGDATVKLLDTSGNVIATTTTDGNGLYSFTNLRPGDYKVQFVQPNGFNGVSPQNVGGNDAIDSDGLISDVVNLSPGENDTTVDAGFYKTASLGDFVFNDVNNNGIQDAGEVGVAGVSVTLTGGGADGIINGIGDTTVTTTTNAGGNYNFAELTPGQQYQVGFSGLPAGFQFTQANVGANDVVDSDANPSTGKTQVVTLVSGENNLTLDAGIYQNAGDLSITKTDGLTNVTPGQQITYTIVARNNGLITATNALVSDIIPSNLTNVTWTSVASGGATDNQASGTGNINDHVTLTGGSSITYTVTGTVVSNAASTGSSTRFDFDGNSPLDGTDGNTRTFTQNGITVTARAFSRVDGTNGAWSAAYLGSYTGGLGVTDSSEGNGGNNTHVVDNVGGRDNYVLFQFSEAVVLDKAYLQYVLKDSDISVWIGNFNNPLTNLSDSTLNSFGFYEANVTTSSSDRWADVNAGNYVGNTIVIAALDTDTSPEDNFKLRYLDVLKAIPASLVNTATITAPNGFTDTNPNNNSATDTNTIVAPSGDLSITKTDGLTNVTPGQQITYTIVARNNGLITATNALVSDIIPSNLTNVTWTSVASGGATDNQASGTGNINDHVTLTGGSSITYTVTGTVVSNAASTGSSTRFDFDGNSPLDGTDGNTRTFTQNGITVTARAFSRVDGTNGAWSAAYLGSYTGGLGVTDSSEGNGGNNTHVVDNVGGRDNYVLFQFSEAVVLDKAYLQYVLKDSDISVWIGNFNNPLTNLSDSTLNSFGFYEANVTNSSSDRWADVNAGNYVGNTIVIAALDTDTSPEDNFKIRYLDVLKATPVSLVNTATITAPNGFTDTNPSNNSATDTNTVIAAPGVRTPDFWANTEWQKFWDGNQGNEPTQKTLTSDLLFAPYTNSAQSGKVLDPVTGQYHVGLLIGDFNRNGITDAGEDTLFYTLNQARQIVNSSAHPNADKRYDLGRSLVASWLNYVAGNPIDTANATDKDARYYIKEGINWLQALTPDENGDKKGDGAIHQMTGSSVTSPGFNDTWWSYGISSASSLPNAYKSNTNVSYGIDAGTTINSNLEHYNNGLGLADHVFSGGNA is encoded by the coding sequence ATGTCTTTAACTGATGACCTGCTGCAAGCTTTAAAGTTAACATTACCGGACAACAACGTAAACATCGTAGTTGCTTATCCTGGTTCTGGTGGTGATGGACCAAGCTACGTAGACCTTACAATCTCCAACGGTAATTTCCTCAATGGACTGTATGACACCTATTGCATTGATGCGAATCAAACTATTGTTCCAGGGCAATCCTACCAAGCGCAAGTTTATTCTAGCTATAATGACCCTCTGCCAACAGGGATAATTGATAAACCCGAAAACCTAGATGAGATTAACTGGTTAATTAACCAGAAATTCGTAGGCAAACAATCTTCAGGGGGTCTCGGTGCCTATACCTCCGGTGATATACAGGTAGCCATCTGGACTCTGCTTGAGAACACAGTTCCTTCCAACATATTAGGTACAGTAGGCGCATACAACCAAAACCGAGCCAATCAGATTGTTGAAGCAGCCTTTCAAAATGGTGGAGGCTTTGTACCTGGTATCAGCCAAGATGGCATACCTCAAGATATCGGAATTATTGTTGTTCCTGTTAACCAAACAGGAACTAATATTGCACAAAGTACCATTAATATTCTCAAGACAGCTGCTTTGGGTGATTTTGTCTGGGAAGACCTCAATGCTAATGGCGTTCAGGATGCCAATGAAGCGGGTGTAGAAGGTGTTACTGTTACCCTCACTGGTGGTGGCAAAGATGGTGTCATCGGTACAGCAGATGACACTAATGTCACCACAACCACAGATGCCAATGGTTCTTATCTATTTCCACTTCTTTTGCCTGGTGTAGAGTACAAAGTTACCTTTAGCAATCTACCAACAGGTTTTGTCTTTACACAGTCCAATCAAGGTAATGATACAACCGATTCTGATGCTGACCCACTCACCGGTCAGGCACAAATCATCGAGCTGAATCCAAATGAGTTCAATCGCACTATTGATGCAGGTATATATAGGAAGGCAAGTTTAGGAGACTTCGTATTCAAAGATGCCAACAACAACGGCATTCAAGATGCAGGAGAAGTTGGAGTTGGTCAAGTCACAGTCGAATTAATCAACCCAACAAATGGGGATGTCATCGCCACAACCACAACAAATAGCAGTGGTGGCTATCAATTCAGTGGTTTAACCCCAGGTAATTACCAAGTCAGATTCACAGCCCCCACAGGCTACATCTTCTCCACCGCCAACCAAGGCAGCAACGACGAATTAGACAGTGATGCCAACCCCAGCACAGGTTTAACCCAAACACTCACCCTGACATCAGGAGAATTCAACGGGACACTGGATGCAGGTTTAGTACCCCTAGCTAGTTTGGGTAATTTCGTCTTTGAAGACAAAAATGCCAACGGCATTCAAGATGCAGGGGAAACAGGTATTGGCAATGCCACAGTTAACCTCTTAGATGCAGCCGAGAATATCATCGCCACAGCCACAACAGATGATAATGGACTGTACTCATTCACCAACCTGCGACCAGGAGATTACAAAGTCCAATTTGTACAACCCAATGGCTTCAACGGTGTTAGTCCGCAGAATGTAGGTGGGAATGATGCCATTGATAGTGATGGGTTAGTTTCTGATATCGTTAACCTATCGCCAGGAGAGAATGACACCACAGTTGATGCTGGGTTCTACAAAACCGCTTCATTAGGAGACTTCGTATTCAAAGATGCCAACAACAACGGCATTCAAGATGCAGGAGAAGTTGGAGTTGGTCAAGTCACAGTCGAATTAATCAACCCAACAAATGGGGATGTCATCGCCACAACCACAACAAATAGCAGTGGTGGCTATCAATTCAGTGGTTTAACCCCAGGTAATTACCAAGTCAGATTCACAGCCCCCACAGGCTACATCTTCTCCACCGCCAACCAAGGCAGCAACGACGAATTAGACAGTGATGCCAACCCCAGCACAGGTTTAACCCAAACACTCACCCTGGCATCAGGAGAATTCAACGGGACACTGGATGCAGGTTTAGTACCCCTAGCTAGTTTGGGTAATTTTGTCTTTGAAGACAAGAATGCAAATGGAATTCAAGATGCCGGAGAAACAGGTATTGGCGATGCCACAGTCAAGCTCTTGGATACATCCGGAAATGTCATAGCCACCACCACAACAGATGGTAATGGATTGTATTCCTTTACCAACCTGCAACCAGGAGACTACAAAGTCCAGTTTATTCAGCCCAGTGGCTTTGATGGTATCAGTCCCAAGAATGTAGGTGGGAATGATGCCATTGATAGTGATGGATTAATCTCCGATGTAGTTAACTTGTCTCCTGGAGAAAATGACACCACTGTTGATGCCGGCTTCTATCAAACCGCTTCATTAGGAGACTTCGTATTCAACGATGTTAACAACAATGGCATTCAAGATGCGGGAGAAATTGGTGTAGGGGGAGTCACAGTCGAACTCATCAACCCAGCGAATGGGGATGTCATAGCCACAACCACAACAGATGCAAATGGTGGCTATGGATTCAGTGGCTTAACCCCTGGAGAATACCAAGTTAAATTCACCGCCCCAGCAGGTTACAACTTCAGCCTTGCCAACCAAGGAAACAATGATGCATTAGATAGTGATGCCAACGTCAGCACAGGTATCACCCAAACACTCACCCTGGCATCAGGAGAATTCAACGGGACACTGGATGCAGGTTTAGTACCCCTAGCTAGTTTGGGTAATTTTGTCTTTGAAGACAAGAATGCAAATGGAATTCAAGATGCCGGAGAAACAGGTATTGGCGATGCCACAGTCAAGCTCTTGGATACATCCGGAAATGTCATAGCCACCACCACAACAGATGGTAATGGATTGTATTCCTTTACCAACCTGCGACCAGGAGATTACAAAGTCCAGTTTGTACAACCCAATGGCTTCAACGGTGTTAGTCCGCAGAATGTAGGTGGGAATGATGCCATTGATAGTGATGGATTAATCTCCGATGTAGTTAACCTATCGCCAGGAGAGAATGACACCACAGTTGATGCTGGGTTCTACAAAACCGCTTCATTAGGAGACTTCGTATTCAACGATGTTAACAACAACGGCATTCAAGATGCGGGAGAAGTTGGTGTAGCAGGTGTAAGCGTTACCCTCACTGGTGGCGGTGCAGATGGCATTATCAATGGTATTGGCGATACTACCGTTACCACAACTACTAATGCCGGTGGCAATTACAATTTTGCCGAACTCACACCTGGTCAACAATATCAAGTCGGATTCTCTGGTCTACCAGCAGGATTTCAGTTTACTCAAGCTAATGTCGGCGCTAATGATGTTGTAGATTCTGATGCTAATCCCAGCACTGGCAAAACTCAGGTTGTCACCCTTGTCTCTGGTGAAAATAATCTCACTTTGGATGCGGGAATATACCAAAATGCTGGTGACTTATCAATCACTAAAACAGATGGTTTAACAAATGTCACCCCAGGACAGCAGATAACCTATACCATCGTGGCGCGAAACAATGGTCTGATTACTGCTACCAATGCGCTGGTGAGTGATATCATCCCCAGCAACTTGACCAACGTCACTTGGACAAGCGTGGCCAGTGGAGGTGCAACAGACAACCAAGCCAGTGGTACAGGCAACATCAATGATCACGTCACCCTGACAGGGGGTAGCAGCATTACCTACACAGTCACAGGAACGGTAGTTAGTAATGCAGCATCCACAGGTAGTTCGACCAGATTTGACTTTGATGGCAATAGTCCGTTGGATGGGACAGATGGCAATACACGCACATTCACCCAAAACGGAATTACGGTCACAGCTAGAGCCTTTAGCCGTGTTGATGGCACAAATGGTGCTTGGAGTGCGGCTTATCTGGGTAGCTATACTGGTGGCTTAGGTGTTACCGACAGTAGCGAAGGAAATGGCGGTAACAACACTCATGTGGTTGATAACGTTGGGGGAAGGGATAACTACGTCTTATTCCAATTTTCAGAAGCAGTGGTGTTGGATAAAGCTTATCTGCAATATGTCCTCAAGGATAGTGATATCTCTGTCTGGATTGGTAACTTTAACAATCCTCTCACGAATTTAAGTGACTCAACTCTCAACAGTTTTGGGTTCTACGAAGCTAACGTTACTACTAGTAGTAGCGATCGCTGGGCTGATGTGAATGCAGGTAATTATGTTGGTAACACCATTGTCATCGCTGCTTTAGATACAGATACCAGTCCTGAAGATAATTTCAAGCTTCGCTATCTGGATGTTCTCAAAGCCATTCCCGCTTCTTTGGTCAATACTGCTACGATTACTGCTCCCAATGGTTTCACTGATACCAACCCCAACAATAACAGTGCTACTGATACCAACACTATCGTTGCTCCATCTGGTGACTTATCAATCACTAAAACAGATGGTTTAACAAATGTCACCCCAGGACAGCAGATAACCTATACCATCGTGGCGCGAAACAATGGTCTGATTACTGCTACCAATGCGCTGGTGAGTGATATCATCCCCAGCAACTTGACCAACGTCACTTGGACAAGCGTGGCCAGTGGAGGTGCAACAGACAACCAAGCCAGTGGTACAGGCAACATCAATGATCACGTCACCCTGACAGGGGGTAGCAGCATTACCTACACAGTCACAGGAACGGTAGTTAGTAATGCAGCATCCACAGGTAGTTCGACCAGATTTGACTTTGATGGCAATAGTCCGTTGGATGGGACAGATGGCAATACACGCACATTCACCCAAAACGGAATTACGGTCACAGCTAGAGCCTTTAGCCGTGTTGATGGCACAAATGGTGCTTGGAGTGCGGCTTATCTGGGTAGCTATACTGGTGGCTTAGGTGTTACCGACAGTAGCGAAGGAAATGGCGGTAACAACACTCATGTGGTTGATAACGTTGGGGGAAGGGATAACTACGTCTTATTCCAATTTTCAGAAGCAGTGGTGTTGGATAAAGCTTATCTGCAATATGTCCTCAAGGATAGTGATATCTCTGTCTGGATTGGTAACTTTAACAATCCTCTCACGAATTTAAGTGACTCAACTCTCAACAGTTTTGGGTTCTACGAAGCTAACGTTACTAATAGTAGTAGCGATCGCTGGGCTGATGTGAATGCAGGTAATTATGTTGGTAACACCATTGTCATCGCTGCTTTAGATACAGATACCAGTCCTGAAGATAATTTCAAGATTCGCTATCTGGATGTTCTCAAAGCAACTCCCGTTTCTCTGGTCAATACTGCTACGATTACTGCTCCCAATGGTTTCACTGATACCAACCCCAGCAATAATAGTGCTACTGATACCAACACAGTCATAGCTGCTCCTGGTGTGCGTACCCCGGACTTCTGGGCAAATACAGAGTGGCAAAAGTTCTGGGATGGTAATCAAGGCAACGAGCCAACACAAAAAACACTGACTAGCGACCTTCTGTTCGCTCCTTATACCAACTCTGCCCAATCGGGAAAAGTACTTGATCCCGTGACTGGACAGTATCATGTGGGGTTACTCATCGGTGACTTCAACCGCAACGGTATAACTGATGCAGGAGAAGACACCCTCTTCTATACTCTCAATCAAGCACGCCAGATTGTTAATTCCTCCGCACATCCCAATGCAGATAAGCGTTATGATCTCGGTCGCTCTTTAGTGGCTAGTTGGTTAAATTATGTCGCGGGGAACCCCATTGACACCGCTAATGCAACTGATAAGGATGCTCGATACTATATCAAAGAAGGTATCAATTGGTTGCAAGCTTTAACTCCAGATGAAAATGGTGATAAGAAAGGTGATGGAGCCATTCATCAAATGACTGGTAGCAGTGTCACTAGCCCAGGGTTTAATGATACTTGGTGGAGTTATGGTATTTCCAGCGCATCGAGTTTACCAAATGCCTATAAATCCAACACCAATGTTTCCTATGGGATAGATGCTGGTACCACCATTAATAGTAACCTGGAGCATTACAACAACGGTTTGGGGCTTGCAGATCATGTTTTCTCTGGAGGAAACGCATAA